In a single window of the Bacteroidota bacterium genome:
- the ftsZ gene encoding cell division protein FtsZ: MKFDLPEQSSIIKVIGVGGGGSNAVNHMYRQGIRGVDFVVCNTDKQALDMSPVPNKIVLGAALTEGRGAGSMPEVGRNAAIENIEDIRNLLANNTKMCFITAGMGGGTGTGAAPIIAGIARELGILTVAIVTVPFAFEGKKRRQQAEDGLEQLKQNVDTLLVVCNDKLREMYGNLKLSDAFSHADDVLSTAAKSIAEIISLTQQINVDFADVCTVMRNSGVAIMGSANASGENRATRAVEMALSSPLLNDNNITGARYVLLNIISGATEITMDELGEITDYIQEAAGQTAEIIKGYGVDETLGESVNVTIIATGFNSSNPVAYEYSKKPEASKVVLNLATETPVLQQPVANTEPKAETANPLEPFLVKKEEPKAEEIQQRYVAEPAQPQQSITFEITNAEAVVETPVNDLFAETPAQNTTPEPVAEKMPEPELKVVAQPEVKKVEAEEQMRKAQERIQKLKELSLKLKTSQGLNELENEPAYKRRNIQLDNVAHSSESQVSRFTLTETEDKKIEIRPNNSFLHDNVD; encoded by the coding sequence ATGAAATTTGATCTTCCCGAACAGTCTTCTATTATTAAAGTAATTGGCGTAGGCGGCGGCGGAAGCAACGCCGTAAACCACATGTACCGTCAGGGCATTCGTGGTGTTGACTTTGTAGTATGTAATACCGATAAGCAGGCGCTCGACATGAGCCCTGTTCCGAATAAAATTGTACTCGGTGCTGCGCTTACCGAAGGTCGCGGTGCCGGCTCGATGCCTGAAGTAGGCCGCAATGCCGCTATCGAAAACATCGAAGACATCCGCAACCTGCTTGCCAACAACACCAAAATGTGTTTCATCACCGCAGGTATGGGTGGCGGAACAGGAACCGGTGCGGCTCCTATCATTGCAGGCATTGCGCGTGAGCTCGGTATTCTTACCGTGGCTATTGTTACCGTGCCGTTTGCCTTTGAAGGTAAAAAACGCCGCCAGCAGGCCGAAGACGGTCTCGAACAACTCAAGCAGAATGTGGATACACTGCTTGTGGTGTGCAACGATAAACTGCGTGAGATGTATGGCAACCTGAAACTCAGCGATGCCTTCTCGCACGCCGACGATGTACTTTCGACAGCTGCAAAAAGCATTGCCGAAATCATCAGCCTCACCCAGCAGATTAACGTTGACTTTGCCGACGTATGCACGGTAATGCGCAACAGCGGTGTGGCTATTATGGGTTCGGCAAACGCATCGGGCGAAAACCGCGCCACACGTGCCGTAGAAATGGCCCTCAGCTCGCCGCTGCTTAACGATAACAACATTACCGGCGCACGCTACGTGCTGCTCAATATCATTTCCGGCGCTACGGAAATCACTATGGATGAACTCGGCGAAATTACCGACTACATCCAGGAAGCAGCCGGACAAACCGCCGAAATCATTAAAGGTTACGGCGTGGATGAAACGCTTGGCGAATCGGTAAACGTAACCATCATTGCCACCGGTTTCAATTCATCAAATCCGGTTGCTTACGAATATTCGAAAAAGCCTGAGGCGTCTAAAGTGGTGCTCAATCTCGCTACCGAAACACCCGTGCTGCAGCAACCTGTGGCGAATACCGAGCCCAAAGCCGAAACTGCCAATCCGCTTGAGCCTTTTCTGGTGAAAAAAGAAGAGCCCAAGGCCGAAGAAATTCAACAGCGTTACGTGGCCGAGCCCGCACAGCCGCAGCAATCCATCACCTTCGAAATTACAAACGCCGAAGCTGTAGTGGAAACTCCGGTCAACGACCTCTTTGCCGAAACACCCGCGCAAAACACCACTCCCGAGCCTGTGGCCGAAAAAATGCCCGAGCCCGAACTTAAAGTAGTGGCCCAGCCCGAAGTGAAAAAAGTAGAGGCCGAAGAACAGATGCGTAAAGCTCAGGAACGTATTCAGAAACTGAAAGAACTCAGCCTGAAACTCAAAACATCGCAGGGGCTCAACGAACTGGAAAACGAACCGGCCTACAAACGCCGCAACATTCAGCTCGACAATGTGGCTCATTCGTCAGAATCGCAGGTGTCGCGCTTTACTCTCACCGAAACCGAAGACAAGAAAATTGAAATCCGTCCCAACAACTCTTTTCTCCACGACAACGTGGATTAA
- the ftsA gene encoding cell division protein FtsA, which produces MESEIVVGLDIGTTKIAVLVGRRTNHGKIEILGMGKAESLGVARGVVLNIDETVRSIKEAVAEASNKSGVDIKVVNVGIAGQHIKSLQHRGMKTRRSIDDEISQKDIDELIDDMYRLVMSPGEEIIHVLPQEYIIDAEVGIKNPIGMAGTRLEANFHIITGQVAAAKNIYKCVNKAGLEVADLTLEPLASADAVLSDEEKEAGVVLVDIGGGTTDVAIFHDGIIRHTAVIPFGGNIITEDIKEGCSIIKTQAELLKVKFGSALASENQENEIVSIPGLRGRPHKEISVKNLAHIIQARMEEIVEHVYYEIRNSGFEKKLIAGIVVTGGGSQLKHITQLIEFVTGMDTRVGYPNEHLANSSEEITSPMYATGVGLVMRGFSDEPLQTNKEEEKPKVSTHSKKTKGNWFDQIFTKGKQWFEEESNG; this is translated from the coding sequence ATGGAATCTGAAATTGTTGTAGGCCTTGATATCGGAACCACCAAAATTGCCGTGCTCGTAGGGCGCCGCACCAATCACGGGAAAATAGAAATTCTCGGTATGGGTAAGGCAGAGTCGCTGGGCGTGGCACGTGGTGTGGTGCTTAACATCGACGAAACCGTGCGTTCGATTAAGGAAGCCGTGGCCGAAGCCAGCAACAAATCGGGCGTGGATATTAAAGTCGTAAATGTGGGTATCGCCGGGCAGCATATTAAAAGCCTGCAACATCGCGGCATGAAAACACGCCGCAGCATCGACGATGAAATCAGCCAGAAAGATATCGACGAATTAATCGACGATATGTACCGGCTTGTAATGTCGCCCGGCGAAGAAATTATTCACGTACTTCCGCAGGAATATATCATCGATGCTGAAGTAGGTATCAAGAACCCCATTGGTATGGCAGGCACACGTCTCGAAGCCAATTTCCATATCATAACCGGACAGGTTGCTGCGGCAAAAAACATTTACAAGTGTGTAAATAAAGCCGGGCTCGAAGTTGCTGATCTCACACTCGAACCGCTTGCCTCGGCCGATGCTGTCCTGAGCGATGAAGAGAAAGAAGCCGGCGTAGTGCTTGTGGATATTGGCGGCGGTACAACGGATGTGGCCATTTTCCACGATGGAATTATCCGCCACACGGCTGTAATCCCTTTTGGTGGCAACATTATTACCGAAGACATCAAGGAAGGTTGCAGCATAATTAAAACGCAGGCTGAACTTCTGAAGGTAAAATTCGGTTCGGCGCTGGCCAGCGAAAATCAGGAAAACGAAATTGTGTCAATTCCCGGCTTGCGTGGCCGTCCGCACAAGGAAATTTCGGTAAAAAACCTTGCGCACATCATTCAGGCACGTATGGAAGAAATTGTGGAACACGTGTATTACGAAATCCGAAATTCGGGTTTCGAGAAAAAACTCATTGCCGGTATTGTGGTCACAGGCGGCGGCTCGCAGCTTAAACACATCACACAGCTCATCGAGTTTGTAACCGGGATGGATACACGCGTGGGGTATCCCAACGAACACCTCGCCAACAGCTCCGAAGAGATTACAAGCCCCATGTATGCCACCGGCGTAGGGCTCGTAATGCGCGGATTCAGCGATGAGCCACTGCAAACCAATAAAGAAGAAGAAAAACCGAAAGTGAGCACACATTCTAAGAAAACAAAAGGCAATTGGTTTGATCAGATTTTTACCAAAGGGAAACAATGGTTTGAAGAAGAATCAAACGGTTAA